A single window of Gambusia affinis linkage group LG18, SWU_Gaff_1.0, whole genome shotgun sequence DNA harbors:
- the LOC122821068 gene encoding perlucin-like protein has translation MKALNLLLLLSASLALSQPAVLPDILDGAERDEAVPEEHLALHEEEPGNWTDAEEPTFKPVDEEAYLKALNGTVQRSGSCSPGWARVKGRCYHVFPFGATWHRAQGNCRSIQAHLASIHDYEVNNQLVRMIMSAGRGSTAVWVGGNDIQWERHWRWVDGSSFRYSNWCRSAPNNMFNQDCLQINYSRHRCWDDAQCNFQRPFICVRNS, from the exons ATGAAGGCTctgaatctgctgctgcttctttctgCCTCGTTGGCTTTGAGTCAACCTGCTg TGCTGCCAGATATCCTGGATGGGGCTGAGAGAGATGAAGCTGTTCCAGAAG AACATTTGGCTCTTCATGAAGAGGAACCTGGAAACTGGACAGATGCAGAAG AACCAACCTTTAAACCTGTGGATGAAGAAGCTTACCTGAAGG ctctgAATGGAACAGTCCAACGTTCAGGATCCTGTTCCCCTGGCTGGGCCCGGGTCAAAGGTCGCTGCTACCACGTCTTTCCTTTTGGTGCTACTTGGCATAGAGCTCAG GGGAACTGCAGGTCCATACAAGCTCACCTGGCATCAATCCATGACTACGAGGTGAACAATCAGCTTGTGAGGATGATAATGTCTGCAGGTCGGGGCAGTACTGCAGTCTGGGTTGGAGGCAATGACATACAATGG GAGCGCCACTGGCGCTGGGTGGATGGAAGCTCTTTTCGCTACAGTAACTGGTGTCGATCCGCACCCAACAACATGTTTAATCAGGACTGTTTGCAGATAAACTACAGTC gTCACAGATGCTGGGACGATGCGCAGTGTAACTTTCAAAGACCATTTATCTGTGTCAGAAACTCCTGA
- the LOC122821058 gene encoding microfibril-associated glycoprotein 4-like has protein sequence MKLSSLLFLLAPLLISCEAVKLPADCNDVCNEDNKLPSGVYIIYPSGTTSAIQVYCDMVSEGGRWTVFQRRMDGSVNFYRNWAEYKRGFGNAAGEYWLGLDNIHELTRNQNYELMVDMEDFEGNKKFALYSSFKVDAECDGYILHVSGFNNKGGAGDSLTYHNGQKFSTFDKDQDKHGANCAKRCLGAFWYYACHATNPNGVYRWGADNTLYAVGVEWKKWKGFDYSLKSISMKIRPAK, from the exons ATGAAG CTGTCATCACTTCTCTTCCTCTTGGCTCCACTGCTGATCAGCTGTGAAGCCGTCAAACTGCCAGCTGACTGTAATGACGTCTGCAATGAGGACAATAAACTTCCCAGTGGAGTGTACATCATCTATCCAAGTGGAACTACATCTGCTATTCAG gtTTACTGTGACATGGTCTCAGAGGGAGGACGCTGGACG GTTTTCCAGAGGAGGATGGATGGTTCTGTAAACTTCTACAGAAACTGGGCCGAGTACAAGAGAGGCTTTGGAAACGCTGCTGGAGAGTACTGGCTGG GTCTTGATAACATCCACGAGTTGACAAGGAATCAAAACTATGAACTGATGGTCGACATGGAGGactttgaaggaaacaaaaagtttgCTCTTTACTCTTCATTTAAAGTTGATGCTGAGTGTGACGGTTACATCCTACATGTGAGTGGCTTCAACAACAAAGGGGGCGCTG GAGACAGCCTCACCTATCACAACGGACAGAAATTTTCCACCTTTGACAAAGACCAGGACAAGCACGGCGCCAACTGTGCCAAAAGATGTCTGGGTGCTTTCTGGTACTATGCTTGTCACGCGACAAACCCTAACGGTGTTTATCGCTGGGGGGCTGACAACACTCTCTATGCTGTTGGAGTGGAATGGAAGAAATGGAAGGGATTTGATTACTCCCTGAAGAGCATCAGCATGAAAATTCGTCCTGCCAAGTAA